One Candidatus Methylomirabilota bacterium DNA window includes the following coding sequences:
- a CDS encoding branched-chain amino acid ABC transporter permease: protein MSTPTVDASALALGATSPGRVLRWAVPVGVVLLVVPWVASEFVTIQLEYGLVMAIAALGFNLLLGYTGLLSFGHSAYFGVGAYAVALMVKYLRVGSMELFLVGAIVASVLVTAVFGIVCVRYTRIFFGILTLALSQVLWSLAFKFFWVTGGTDGLRVPTPSLFGGLVTGTGDKTTFMVHAYYYYVLAVFGACAALMWIIVNSPFGKALQAIRDNETRAEFVGVRIWRYRWVAFLVSGVFTGLAGALWVPLNGLTTPDIMYWQFSGELVFMTVLGGFRSFAGPIVGAIVFNYLKVYAVGYTVYWQLLLGAVLVALVLSLPTGIVGTAERLVARLRGRSQP, encoded by the coding sequence ATGAGCACGCCGACCGTGGACGCCTCCGCGCTCGCCCTCGGCGCCACGTCGCCGGGGCGGGTCCTCCGCTGGGCCGTTCCCGTGGGCGTCGTCCTGCTCGTCGTGCCGTGGGTGGCGAGCGAGTTCGTCACGATCCAGCTCGAGTACGGGCTCGTGATGGCGATCGCCGCCCTCGGCTTCAACCTGCTGCTCGGCTACACGGGGCTCCTCTCCTTCGGCCACTCGGCCTACTTCGGCGTGGGCGCCTACGCCGTCGCGCTGATGGTCAAGTACCTCAGGGTCGGCTCGATGGAGCTGTTCCTCGTCGGCGCGATCGTCGCGTCCGTGCTCGTCACCGCGGTCTTCGGCATCGTCTGCGTGCGCTACACGCGGATCTTCTTCGGCATCCTCACGCTCGCGCTCTCGCAGGTGCTCTGGTCGCTCGCGTTCAAGTTCTTCTGGGTGACGGGCGGCACCGACGGCCTGCGCGTCCCGACGCCCTCGCTGTTCGGCGGGCTCGTGACGGGCACCGGGGACAAGACCACGTTCATGGTCCACGCGTACTACTACTACGTGCTGGCCGTCTTCGGCGCCTGCGCCGCGCTCATGTGGATCATCGTGAACTCGCCGTTCGGCAAGGCGCTCCAGGCGATCCGCGACAACGAGACGCGCGCCGAGTTCGTCGGCGTCCGGATCTGGCGCTACCGCTGGGTCGCGTTCCTCGTCTCGGGCGTCTTCACGGGCCTCGCCGGGGCCCTCTGGGTGCCGCTCAACGGGCTCACGACGCCCGACATCATGTACTGGCAGTTCTCGGGCGAGCTCGTATTCATGACGGTGCTCGGCGGGTTCCGCTCGTTCGCCGGGCCGATCGTCGGCGCGATCGTGTTCAACTACCTCAAGGTCTACGCGGTGGGCTACACGGTGTACTGGCAGCTCCTGCTCGGCGCCGTGCTCGTCGCGCTCGTCCTCTCGCTGCCCACCGGGATCGTCGGGACCGCGGAGCGGCTCGTCGCGCGGCTCCGGGGGAGGAGCCAGCCGTGA